The following nucleotide sequence is from Basilea psittacipulmonis DSM 24701.
GTACACTACTTTATGCGACTTGCTCGATTTTTAAAGAAGAGGGGCCAGAACAGTTGGAATATTTTAAAACGTTGGCAGGTATTGAACTGATAGAACAACGGCAGTTGTTGCCTAGCGTACATGACGGATTTTATTATGCCAAATTCCAAAAAAGAGCTTAAACATTTTCCTTTTAAGCGTTATGTTTTTTTGTTGTGTTCGATAGTGCTGATGGCGGTTGTATTAGCTTGGCCTAGCGGTGAAAGCAATGAAAAAATATACAGCATGATTGATATTAAACACGTAACGGTCAATCAAGACCATCGAAATTTTTATCTATCGGTAGAGGCTGATTTGAGCTTGCAAAAAGAGTTGTTGATAGCGGTTCAAAGAGGCGTGCCTTTGTCTTTTACTTATGAGTTGGAAATTTATCGAAAAGAAGCGGGTTTGAGTCAGTTATATCGCACGCAGAAAAAAGTGTGGACGATTTATCATCATGTGTTATTGAAACAATGGTCGATTCAAACCGATCGTGTCGTGGATATTGAATTATCGTTAGAAGATTGTCTCAAACATTTAACTTCTTTGAGACGATGGGCAATTGGGACCTTAGACGCTTTACCTGACGGTCAGACGTATGAGGCAAAAATAAGGTTATATCTAGATCCTACTTTATTACCCAGAGCTTTTGAATTTGATGTGTTAAGTAACCCTAATTTATCGTTAAAAACAACATGGAAAACGTTCGAGATCAAAAGTCCCCAAGATTAAGACTGATGGTGAATTGGTGCTTGAGGGGCTTATTAGTTTTTGCTGTCGCATTTAGTGTTTTCTTAATTGGTGCCTTAGTCACGGCCACAGGAAATGATACCTACTTTAGTGAATATTTCTTATGGTTATTAGGCATTATCGGCTTCTTGGCGGTGGTGTTGGCTGCATGGGTGGTATTTTTGTTAGTACGGATGTATTGGTGTCTGAAAACAAACAAATTTGGTTCCAGAATTACAGCAAAATACGCGTTGTCTTACGCGGCGATTGCCATTATTCCAGGTGTGCTGATTTATTTGGTTTCTGTTCAGTACATGACGCGTTCGATTGAATCTTGGTTTAATGTCAAGGTAGATAAGGCATTGGAATCGGGTATTGAACTGGGACAAAACCTACTCGATACACAAATTGCAGATTTAAAAGCTAGGGCTAATGCGATTAATGCAGATTTGATTGGGGTGAGTGAATCGAAACTGTTATCGACCTTATTGCAATCGAGAGATGCAATGGGGACCTCTGCTGATGCGATGGTTTTTTCGTTTCCGGGTAACCGAATTTTAGCGTTTACGGGTGGGAATTTTGGACGTTTATTGCCGTCTTTGCCTCCTGTATCGGTACTGAATCAGGTAAGGGTATCTAGAGAATATGCACGTGCTGAAGTCGTGGACGGCTCTGATCCTAATCATCCTATTATGCAAATCCGAGTGGTGTTGCCTGTTTTGTCCAGTAGTTTGGGATCTGAGGGAAGTTTAGGCGGTGCCAGTAGCGAAAGTTATTGGTTACAACTGACTATTTTGATTCCCCAAAATTTAAGTGATAACTTAACGCAGGTCCAAAATGGTTTTCGCGATTATGAGGAATTATCTATCTCGCGACATGGCATGCGAAAATTGTTTTCCGTTGCATTAACGGTGGTGTTGATGTTAACGATTTTTATGGCGGTTTCGGTTGCACTCAGAATGGCTAAAAGACTGGTAGAGCCTTTATTACAGTTGGCAAAAGGTACGCATGCTGTGGCTAAAGGACAGTATGAACTATTGCCCAAAGCACACTCAAATGATGAAGTTGCCCAGTTAACCGAAGATTTTAACCTTATGGTCAATCAGTTAGATGAGGCCAGACAAGAGGTCCAAACAAAGCAAACTCAGTTAGAAGAAAGTAATCTGCATTTAGAAAGTATTCTGGAAAGCTTGTCTTCAGGGGTTATTGTATTTGATAGCCAAATGCGTGTGACGATCATTAATCGGGCAGCAGAAGTGATTTTAGAAGAAGATTTAAGTCAGTTGCCAGGTAAGCCTTTGACCAGTCTTGAATCGATTTCTGAGTTTGCAAAAGAGGTGTCTTTGGCGTTTAGTATTCACAAAGAAAATGATAATCATCAACCTTATTGGCAAGAACAGATTGAAATTCACGGGCAACAACATGCAAGTGGCGTGGATAAAGGGATTGTCTTGCTGATGAGAGGAATGCAGTTAGTCACTACGCATGATGAAATCGGTTACGTTTTGGTATTTGATGATATTTCTAGCGTGATCGCCGCCAACCGCGTGGTCGCGTGGGGTGAGGTG
It contains:
- a CDS encoding DUF4390 domain-containing protein, giving the protein MPNSKKELKHFPFKRYVFLLCSIVLMAVVLAWPSGESNEKIYSMIDIKHVTVNQDHRNFYLSVEADLSLQKELLIAVQRGVPLSFTYELEIYRKEAGLSQLYRTQKKVWTIYHHVLLKQWSIQTDRVVDIELSLEDCLKHLTSLRRWAIGTLDALPDGQTYEAKIRLYLDPTLLPRAFEFDVLSNPNLSLKTTWKTFEIKSPQD
- a CDS encoding sensor histidine kinase; this encodes MVNWCLRGLLVFAVAFSVFLIGALVTATGNDTYFSEYFLWLLGIIGFLAVVLAAWVVFLLVRMYWCLKTNKFGSRITAKYALSYAAIAIIPGVLIYLVSVQYMTRSIESWFNVKVDKALESGIELGQNLLDTQIADLKARANAINADLIGVSESKLLSTLLQSRDAMGTSADAMVFSFPGNRILAFTGGNFGRLLPSLPPVSVLNQVRVSREYARAEVVDGSDPNHPIMQIRVVLPVLSSSLGSEGSLGGASSESYWLQLTILIPQNLSDNLTQVQNGFRDYEELSISRHGMRKLFSVALTVVLMLTIFMAVSVALRMAKRLVEPLLQLAKGTHAVAKGQYELLPKAHSNDEVAQLTEDFNLMVNQLDEARQEVQTKQTQLEESNLHLESILESLSSGVIVFDSQMRVTIINRAAEVILEEDLSQLPGKPLTSLESISEFAKEVSLAFSIHKENDNHQPYWQEQIEIHGQQHASGVDKGIVLLMRGMQLVTTHDEIGYVLVFDDISSVIAANRVVAWGEVARRLAHEIKNPLTPIQLSAERISMKLESKLDEKDSEFLKRSIGTIVNQVSSLKQMVNDFRDYAKTPETTYQAVDLNALIVDVASLYGWDPKGHAGSDNPSAIMLDLDPHIPFVEGNENQLRQVLNNLLGNAKDALQNVVLSQEEAGIVIRTQLLQDEQRSVVKLVIDDVGEGFNPEFLDTAFEPYVTSKPTGTGLGLAIVKKIIEEHGGKVELCNRQVKGARVTILFLKLIKSV